The window ATTGGTCTTCTATCGGTCGTTTTATCCTTGAAATATTCATAATAACTCAAGGCAAGGAAGGAACCTTGGATATTGATAATATTGTCAAAGCCATAACCTTTCAAGGCGCGGATAGCATAATAGCTATTCCAAGAGGTCCGACAATGGATGTAAACCGGTCTGTCTTTCGGAATCTCCCCTAAGCGTTGTCGAATTTCATCGAGCGGAATATTTACTGCACCGATAACATGAGATTTGTCAAAAGCCTCCTTCCCACGAACATCGAGAATAAACGCACCTTCATCTACCAACTGACGAACACTTGTCACAGGTACTTGCTGATAGTCCCCATTGAGATAATTGAGGCCGACAATTCCAGCGAAGTTCACCACATCTTTTGCAGTTGAAAAAGCAGGAGCATAGCATAATTCCAAGTCTTTCAAATCTTCCAGGTAGCCCCCAAAACTAATCACGGTCGCAATGACATTGATGTTCTTAACAGGATTGCCCTTGCTGATGGCCTGGGCACCTACTATTTTTCCAGTCGGATACTGATAAAGTAATTTAAAGTGCATGGGTGCTGCATCTGGCATCAACCCAACACGGTCGTTTGGGATAACCAAGGCAACGCGATAATTGATACCAGCCTTTTGGCAGTCTTTTTCATTTAACCCTGTACTAGCCGCATTCAGACCAAAGACACGGATGCAAGAAGAACCAATCACGCCTCGATTGCGATTTTGTTTGCCCGAAATCGCATCTGCCACGTTTCTTGCTTGTTTTTGAGCAGGACCTGCAAGAGGTAGCCTTGTCTTTCTACCTGTAATCTGATGCACGACTTCAATAGCATCACCCACAGCATAGACATCTGGTAAGTTTGTTTGGTAGCGGTAGTCTACTTCAATCGCCCCTGTCTCCCCTAATTTTATGCCTGACTTGACTGCAAAATCAACATCTGGGCTGACACCGATAGCTACAATAACTGCTTGAGCGGGCAATCGTTTGCCACTCAGTAACACAACTTCCTTCTCTGTAATCTCGACAACACTATCCTCTAAGATTAGTTGCACACCATTGTCATAGAGTTCCTTGTGCAGCATCTGAACCATATCATCATCAAACGGAGTCATGATTTGAGCACTAGCTTCAACAAGGCTTACCTCTTTGCCAGAATGGCGCAAACATTCTGCTGCCTCGACACCAATAAATCCGCCACCAATCACAACGATTTGCTCTGCTTTTGAATACTTTAAATGCTGATCGATGTTGCGAACATCTGACACATTCTTCAATGCGAAAACATGAGGAGCATCAATCCCCTTTATGCTAGAGGGACGAATTGCCCTTGCCCCAGGTGACAAAATAAGGACATCATACCAATCTTGAAACTCTTCGCCAGTCTCAAGATTTTTTACGGTAACCTTATGTTCATCTGCAAGAATCTCTATCACTTCATGACGAACTTTGGCATCCAGATTATAGGTTTTCTTAAAACTCTCAGTATCATAAAAAACTAAATCCTCTATATTTTCGACCTCTCCGCTGAAATAGTTTGGCAAGCAACAGTTAGAGAAGGAAATGTCGTAACCCTTATCATAAATCTGTATCTGACTCTTTTCATCAATCCTACGAAGACGAGCTGCTACAGAGGCACCACCTGCAACACCACCTACAACTATATATTTCTTAGTCATCTTGACCTCCTTTGTGATTTTTTTCTCAAATACATTCTAACATTCAATTGATTGTTTGTCAACGGTTTCAAAATAAAAGAATGGACTTCTTTCCATTCTTCTAAAATTTACTCACCTACTGCCCTAGTTGTCCAGGCAAGACCAATTCGTCCACCGTCTAGCTCGGCGGATCTGTAAACCACCAGTCCCGGCCATCCAAGGCTTCTGGTTGGAACAACTTGACCAAGAAATAATCGGCCTCTGGGTCTGCCTGATAGCTAATGCCGACCTCCTTACCCTTGACAAAGCAAAATCGACTGTAGTAATCAGGAAAGCCTGTAATGACCGCCAAGACTGCTCTGCTATTTTCCGCCAAAGCCAACGAATGCTCTAAAAGTGCCTGACCATAACCACGGCCTTGCTGGTCTGGCGAGATGCTAAAGGGTCCAAAGAGCAGGCTGGCAAGCGAGTGCAGCCTACTGTAATCTCCGACACCACATAGAAGATATGCCCTACCAGCTGACCGTCGGCTTCCACCACAAGATTGAGATCTTGCCCGCGTAATTGATGAAAGTTCAGATGCTCCGTCGCACTCAGATAATAGGCCTTCAGTTTACTTTTAGTACAAGGCAACGAGTTGCAGACAGTACTGGAGTACGGCAAAACAAGTTAACGATGTAATAAAAGATAAACTGACGGATGAAAGACATTCCAAAAGGCGTCACGTGCTTGCTCTTCAACCGCACGCTGATCTTTTTCTTCTTCTCTTCTGATGATCAGTGACATTCTATCTCCTTACTGATTGACCTATTTTGAAATAGGTGTGCCGTTTGCCTCTGACTGCCAAGGACAGAGCCAAGATATTTTCAGGGTCTGGCATCCGACCGTAGCCTCCGTCCCCAATATGGTGGATGTCCGAGCCCACTCGCTTGTTGCTGAGCCCAAACTCCCGCACCGTCTGGCTATCCGCACTCTCCTGGCTGGTCCCAATGGTCGAAATGACCAGGCCGCCACGCGCCTTGACCTGACTGACGATTGGTGCCACAATCTCTTCCCGCACACCCGGCACCGTTCCAACCGCAGGAATGAGGACACCGTCTGCCCCCAAGTCCACAAAATCCAGCAGGACTTGACTGTCCACGACCGACTCTCCCAGACCTGCACCGTGCATTTTCCCCGCAAAGATGAGGCCCTCAAAGTGTTCTTTGGCAAGGCCAATAGCAGAGCGGATTGCAGCCATGGACACACCCGTAGCAGGATTGCCTGTCAGCATGATAAAATCTACGCCAAGGGCTTGGGCCTGTCGCAAACTTTTTGGACTAACCTGACGACCCGGTTTGAGAAAGACCTGCTGGTCTTGGACTTCCTGGCTACTGTCCACAGGCTCCAAGTTAATCCCAACCAATCGACCTGTCAACCGCTTAATTTCAGCGATGGGATTGTCGCAGTCGTAAAAATCAACAATCTCCGGATGAAACACATCTAATTCGTTGAGCACCAAGAGGTCACAACCAAAGGCAGCCATCATCTCCGCATTGGTCACTCCTGCAATCAAGGGAGCCGCCGTAACCACTGTTTCTCCCATGATAATCCGACCTTCACTGGATAGAATGGACTGCTTGAGCTCCTCCTTGGTCGCTCCCAGCAAGTCACTGGCATAACAAGACAACAAGCGTTTCATAAGAACCTCCACATCGAAATTAGTTTGTAATCGCTTTCTGTTTTTGTAAAAAGAAAAGAGATTATCTCTCTTCTTTATTGATTGATAGGATAGCCAGTACCCCTGTACCCGTATGAGTGGCAATAATCGGACCCAACTCCGTCAAGAGCACATCTGCTACCTGACTATCCTCCAATAAGCTAGCCTTAACTGCTTCGGCAGCCGCTCTATCACCTGTATAGGCTACCATTACTGTAGAATGATCCAATTTATCAAGGGTCAGGTTCAGCATTTCCTTGATTCCTTTTTTGCGACCACGGATTTTAGCAATCGCTTCTAACTTTCCTTCCGCATTGAGCGCAAGGAGAGGCTTGATATTCACTAAACCACCGATTAAACCTGCAGCTTTGGACAGACGACCACCACGCACTAAGTGTTGTAAATCATCAACTAAGAGATAGGTCCGTAAGCGCGGTACCAAATCTTCTACGATTGCCATAGTCTCTGCCAACGTCTTACCCGCAGCACGCGCTTGAACCGCCTGCATGACCAAGTAACCTTCACCGATAGATGCCGCCTTGGTATCGACAATCTCGATATGGGCTTGTGGATACTTATCCAAGACCATGTCACGGGCAATGGTACTGCTCTGGTAAGTCCCTGAAAGGGCAGATGAGAAAGCGAGATAAAGCACCTCTTGACCTTCCTTGGCTGCCGCTTCAAAAACTTCCTCAAATTGACCAACATTGACCTGACTGGTCGTTGGCAGTCCTCCTGTTGCCATTTTCTCCAGCAAATCTGCTGAGGTCAAGCGGTTTTCCCCAACGGTTTCATAGGTTACGCCGTCTAGGTTAATGGTCAAACCAAGCACGGTCACATCATTTTCTTGGACCCAGCTGATTGGCAAATCCGATGTCGAATCGGTTACGATTATAAATGTCACTCTTTCATTTCCTCCATCATTTCTTTTAAGGCTTGAAAATTCCCATCTGACCAGGGATTGAGCCGCGGGGTGTAAAGTTCGACCTGGTCCACAAACTTGTCCAAGTCCTTTTTGATGACCCTGGCTCTCTCCTCTAACTCACGCGCCGAAATCCGTAAGGCCCCTTGTGAAAAGACCACCCATTGTTCGTTGAGGTCGCTGGTTGCGACGGAAACCTGCTTGCGACGGTCACTATTGAGCTGGGCGCTGAGTCGTTCGATATAACTATCTGCCGTCTCTTCCTCCTCTGTAAAAATGACCGACACTTTGAATTCGTCATACTGTTGGCGAAGACCTGGCACATGGTGGGCATCAAAGACACAAATCACCTCAATCTGTTCAAAGGCTGCGTAGTGAGACAAGGTTCGAAGCAAGGTCGTTCTGGCCGCATCCAAGTCTCCCTTTTTAAAATCTTGCTTGGTGGCCTGCCAAAAGGCAATCATGTTGTAGCCATCTACAATGAGAATTTTTTCTTTCATTTAGATTTTCTTCCGAAATACTTCATACATCAGCACAGCTGCTGCTATGCTGGCGTTGAGAGATTGGACATGGCCCTTCATAGGAATGGTAATCATCTCATCAACCTGCTTTTTGATATTGCTGGAAATGCCCTTGCCTTCGTTGCCGATAATAAGGGCTAGCTTGCCAGCTGTATTCCACTTGTGGCTTGGGGTCCCGTTCATATCGGTACCAAATACCCAGAAACCAGCCTCCTTGAGCTTGTCGAGGGTTTGGCTGAGATTGGTTACTCGGGCGATTGGGACATGGGCCACCGCACCCGTGGAAGTCTTAGCCACAACAGGCGTCACACCAACTGCTCGGTGCTTGGGAATGATGATGCCTGCCACCTGAGTGGCATCTGCGGTCCGTAAAATCGAGCCGAAGTTGTGGGGGTCTGTCAGACCGTCCAAGATGAGAATGAGAGGATTATCTTCCTGCTCTGTTTTTTCCAAAATCACCGAAAGGTCCGCATAGGCAAACTCAGAGACCCGCAGGACAAAGCCTTGGTGGACAGCACCGTCTGTCATGTCGGACAGGGTCTTCTTGGGCGTCCAAGAAATCGACACCTTCTTCTCTGCTGCCAGCGCCTTGATCTTTTCTACATTTTTTCCGCGCAAATCATCCTGAATGTAGAGTTTGTTGCCGGTGTTGGCCTCCAAACTCTCCACCACAGCATGTACGCCATATACGATATCATTTTGTTCCATAAGAGTATTATAGCATAGGTTACTTGAAAAATGGCACTCACTGTGTCCCAGCTGAAATACTTGACCACATTACCAATATATGTTATCCTTATGCCTATTACTTGTCCGTACAAGCGGACACAAAAGGAGAACGTATGACACTTATTTTTGGAATTGTTGCGGGTCTGATTGCCTTTGCAATCGGTGGTTTGTGGTATGGTTTGATTTTCCGCGATGCTTGGATCAAGGCTTCAGGCATTGACATGGCTAAGGTAGAAGCAGATCGTCAGGCTGGAAAAAATGGCCAGAAGGAAATGGTGATTTCCCTTGTCATTGAAGTGCTGACTGCCATCATTGCTATTTTCTTCATTAAGACCCTCGGTGTTTCACCACTTCACGCAGCTGGCGGCATGGGCATAATTGCGGTCCTTGCTTCATTGAAAAACTACATCTTTGAGCAACGCCCCATCAACCTTATCCTTATCAACGAAAGCTACAAACTAGTCTGCTACCTAGTAGTCGGTATTCTGGCTCTATTTGCATAAGCGTAACCCTCCTAGCTTTAGGAGGGTTTTGTTTTATGGTACAATAGAAACAGATTAAGACCAAAGGAGCCACCATGTCCCTCTCCCTCCGAACGATTAAACTGATATTTGCCACCGTCCTAGCCATTTACCTAGCGACCGCCCTGGGTTTGTCCTATGCGACGGCAGCTGGCATCATCGCCATTCTCAGCGTCCTCGACACCCGCAAGTCCAGCTTCAAAATGGCTCGCAACCGCCTCTTCTCCACCCTCCTGGCCCTGACCACAGCTGTCCTGACCTTCGCCCTCTTTGGCTTCGGCATCTGGACCCTGGGCATCTACCTAGCCCTCTACGTCCCCCTGGCCTACCGTTTCAACTGGGAGGCAGGCATTGCACCCTCGACCGTCCTTGTCACCCATCTCTTGCTAGAGCAAGATATTTCGCTGATTTTTTTGGGAAATGAGCTGACGCTTTTTCTGATTGGGGCAGGACTGGCACTTTTGTTTAACCTCTATATGCCCTCACAAGAAAAGAAAATCCAGGCCTATCACGACCAAGTCGAAGACCTGCTCAGGCAGATTCTCCTTCGCTTTGAAGCCTTTCTGCTTAATGGTGACGGACGA is drawn from Streptococcus sp. 29892 and contains these coding sequences:
- a CDS encoding FAD-dependent oxidoreductase, translated to MTKKYIVVGGVAGGASVAARLRRIDEKSQIQIYDKGYDISFSNCCLPNYFSGEVENIEDLVFYDTESFKKTYNLDAKVRHEVIEILADEHKVTVKNLETGEEFQDWYDVLILSPGARAIRPSSIKGIDAPHVFALKNVSDVRNIDQHLKYSKAEQIVVIGGGFIGVEAAECLRHSGKEVSLVEASAQIMTPFDDDMVQMLHKELYDNGVQLILEDSVVEITEKEVVLLSGKRLPAQAVIVAIGVSPDVDFAVKSGIKLGETGAIEVDYRYQTNLPDVYAVGDAIEVVHQITGRKTRLPLAGPAQKQARNVADAISGKQNRNRGVIGSSCIRVFGLNAASTGLNEKDCQKAGINYRVALVIPNDRVGLMPDAAPMHFKLLYQYPTGKIVGAQAISKGNPVKNINVIATVISFGGYLEDLKDLELCYAPAFSTAKDVVNFAGIVGLNYLNGDYQQVPVTSVRQLVDEGAFILDVRGKEAFDKSHVIGAVNIPLDEIRQRLGEIPKDRPVYIHCRTSWNSYYAIRALKGYGFDNIINIQGSFLALSYYEYFKDKTTDRRPIVTGYNFD
- a CDS encoding haloacid dehalogenase-like hydrolase, whose amino-acid sequence is MKRLLSCYASDLLGATKEELKQSILSSEGRIIMGETVVTAAPLIAGVTNAEMMAAFGCDLLVLNELDVFHPEIVDFYDCDNPIAEIKRLTGRLVGINLEPVDSSQEVQDQQVFLKPGRQVSPKSLRQAQALGVDFIMLTGNPATGVSMAAIRSAIGLAKEHFEGLIFAGKMHGAGLGESVVDSQVLLDFVDLGADGVLIPAVGTVPGVREEIVAPIVSQVKARGGLVISTIGTSQESADSQTVREFGLSNKRVGSDIHHIGDGGYGRMPDPENILALSLAVRGKRHTYFKIGQSVRR
- a CDS encoding DegV family protein gives rise to the protein MTFIIVTDSTSDLPISWVQENDVTVLGLTINLDGVTYETVGENRLTSADLLEKMATGGLPTTSQVNVGQFEEVFEAAAKEGQEVLYLAFSSALSGTYQSSTIARDMVLDKYPQAHIEIVDTKAASIGEGYLVMQAVQARAAGKTLAETMAIVEDLVPRLRTYLLVDDLQHLVRGGRLSKAAGLIGGLVNIKPLLALNAEGKLEAIAKIRGRKKGIKEMLNLTLDKLDHSTVMVAYTGDRAAAEAVKASLLEDSQVADVLLTELGPIIATHTGTGVLAILSINKEER
- a CDS encoding NYN domain-containing protein; this encodes MKEKILIVDGYNMIAFWQATKQDFKKGDLDAARTTLLRTLSHYAAFEQIEVICVFDAHHVPGLRQQYDEFKVSVIFTEEEETADSYIERLSAQLNSDRRKQVSVATSDLNEQWVVFSQGALRISARELEERARVIKKDLDKFVDQVELYTPRLNPWSDGNFQALKEMMEEMKE
- the rlmB gene encoding 23S rRNA (guanosine(2251)-2'-O)-methyltransferase RlmB translates to MEQNDIVYGVHAVVESLEANTGNKLYIQDDLRGKNVEKIKALAAEKKVSISWTPKKTLSDMTDGAVHQGFVLRVSEFAYADLSVILEKTEQEDNPLILILDGLTDPHNFGSILRTADATQVAGIIIPKHRAVGVTPVVAKTSTGAVAHVPIARVTNLSQTLDKLKEAGFWVFGTDMNGTPSHKWNTAGKLALIIGNEGKGISSNIKKQVDEMITIPMKGHVQSLNASIAAAVLMYEVFRKKI
- a CDS encoding DUF1761 domain-containing protein: MTLIFGIVAGLIAFAIGGLWYGLIFRDAWIKASGIDMAKVEADRQAGKNGQKEMVISLVIEVLTAIIAIFFIKTLGVSPLHAAGGMGIIAVLASLKNYIFEQRPINLILINESYKLVCYLVVGILALFA
- a CDS encoding aromatic acid exporter family protein codes for the protein MSLSLRTIKLIFATVLAIYLATALGLSYATAAGIIAILSVLDTRKSSFKMARNRLFSTLLALTTAVLTFALFGFGIWTLGIYLALYVPLAYRFNWEAGIAPSTVLVTHLLLEQDISLIFLGNELTLFLIGAGLALLFNLYMPSQEKKIQAYHDQVEDLLRQILLRFEAFLLNGDGRNEAELITQLDKTLDEALKVVYLDRHNQLFQQTNYQVHYFEMRAAQNKILRTMAGNINKCLLEGRENVILSSLFERAAQQLSRENSAKELLLDIDLFHATFRERPLPQTREEFETRATLFQLLHDMEAFIRLKVNFYEVYKDEEPSV